A genomic window from Chitinophaga pollutisoli includes:
- a CDS encoding SusD/RagB family nutrient-binding outer membrane lipoprotein, whose protein sequence is MKHITHLLICAGLALGATSCKKFDGLQDNPNKPTVSPPALLLTGVLIDLKENPWDQAQRENQFWVSNFDYYASQGYNWSSTSMRYNVLRNIQKMEEEASRLGGDENKPYLIIAQFLKAWCYLDMTMKFGDVPMSEAMQSASENFTPKYDPQKEVFRQVLALLESSASEMKAFLNAAKRNKINGDFMFDGDLDKWHKLINSTRLRVLINLSKHADDADLKVKTQFAAILASPANFPVMAGNGDNYQVVFNGNIQDNRYPLGPYNRGFDRGRNNMGATYLDSLVAYKDPRTFEIAEPVDTAKSSNVPGYAARFSSYKGGRTGDVLSDLSSQNANGYLSYGNERRYWQTGSGEPCIQLGYPETCFTIAEAIQRGWAPGSAEDWYKKGIIASFAFYGLGEDVFNTWYAATPKAQYKGNNAEGLKQILLQKYLAFFMNSGRQAYYQYRRTGIPQFDIGPANANDGKIPKRWLYPQREYQTNNDQVKAALQRQFGGTDDINGDMWLIK, encoded by the coding sequence ATGAAACACATCACTCACCTCCTTATATGTGCGGGACTAGCGCTTGGCGCGACATCCTGCAAGAAGTTCGATGGCCTGCAAGACAATCCGAACAAGCCCACCGTATCGCCTCCGGCGCTTTTGCTCACGGGCGTGCTCATCGATCTGAAAGAAAACCCCTGGGATCAGGCGCAACGCGAAAACCAGTTCTGGGTCTCGAATTTCGACTATTACGCCAGCCAGGGCTACAACTGGAGTTCCACGAGCATGCGCTACAATGTGCTGCGGAATATCCAGAAGATGGAAGAAGAAGCCTCCCGCCTCGGGGGCGACGAAAACAAGCCGTATCTCATCATCGCGCAATTCCTCAAAGCCTGGTGCTACCTGGATATGACGATGAAGTTCGGTGATGTGCCCATGAGTGAAGCCATGCAATCCGCGTCCGAAAACTTCACGCCGAAATATGATCCGCAGAAAGAAGTATTCCGCCAGGTGCTCGCTTTGCTGGAATCGTCGGCCTCAGAAATGAAAGCCTTCCTCAATGCGGCCAAGCGCAACAAGATCAACGGTGACTTCATGTTCGACGGTGATCTGGATAAATGGCACAAGCTGATCAATAGCACCCGCCTTCGTGTGCTCATTAACCTAAGCAAGCATGCTGACGATGCTGATCTGAAGGTCAAAACCCAGTTCGCCGCGATCCTCGCATCTCCTGCCAACTTTCCTGTCATGGCCGGCAACGGGGATAATTACCAGGTGGTGTTCAACGGCAACATCCAGGATAACCGCTACCCGCTGGGGCCTTACAACCGCGGCTTCGACCGTGGCCGGAACAACATGGGCGCCACTTACCTCGACTCGCTCGTAGCGTATAAAGATCCGCGCACTTTTGAAATCGCAGAACCGGTGGATACGGCCAAATCCAGCAACGTCCCCGGTTATGCCGCGCGCTTTTCTTCCTACAAAGGCGGCCGCACGGGCGATGTATTAAGTGACTTGTCGTCGCAAAATGCGAACGGGTATTTGTCTTACGGCAACGAGCGCCGTTACTGGCAAACGGGCAGCGGCGAGCCTTGCATCCAGCTGGGCTATCCTGAAACCTGTTTTACTATTGCCGAGGCGATCCAGCGGGGCTGGGCGCCGGGTAGCGCGGAGGATTGGTACAAGAAGGGGATCATCGCGTCGTTCGCGTTTTACGGGTTAGGCGAAGATGTGTTCAATACATGGTACGCCGCCACGCCGAAGGCGCAGTACAAGGGCAATAATGCGGAAGGTTTAAAACAAATCCTCCTGCAAAAATACCTTGCCTTTTTCATGAACTCCGGCCGCCAGGCGTATTACCAATACCGCCGCACGGGCATTCCTCAATTCGATATCGGGCCGGCCAATGCCAATGACGGCAAAATCCCGAAGCGCTGGCTCTACCCCCAACGCGAATACCAGACCAATAACGACCAGGTGAAAGCCGCGCTGCAACGCCAGTTTGGCGGAACGGACGATATCAACGGCGATATGTGGCTGATTAAATAA
- a CDS encoding SusC/RagA family TonB-linked outer membrane protein, with translation MQHVLQTLLRVALLALALALPCSRAWAQQQVSGLVSAEDQQPVPGVTVKVKGANTGTVTNGEGKFSIRCAPDAVLQFTSLGFVTQEVPVNGQSSINVTLLTDKKSLEEVVVTALGIKKEKKAVGFSVQEVKGSDLVKAREPNAINSLSGKVSGLLIASSSNLFGNPEIRLRGVKPLIVVDGVPISSDSWNLSPDDIESYSVLKGPTASALYGSRGVNGAIQITTKRGTVGTRVEFNTSHQLQAGYNAIPETQNDYGPGDYGEYAFGDGKGGGINDVDYNQWGPKFNVKDPSTASGWKELPQFDSPIDPTTGEPIPTPWLRRGPNNLKNFLRNGFLSTANVALSSRNEKTDIRLSASHTYQRGMVPNTQVNITNVNVAGGVNLTDRLRVDVSVNYNKQYTPNFPNLAYGPNSFIYYLTIWGGADFDVRDLRNYWQPGKEGSQQYNFEYFRYNNPWFIANEWLRGYYKDDVYGYVSANYKIARNFNAMLRTHINATNLYENNKLPYSAGAYEANLKGKYREWWTYNFENNTDFLLTWDKDFGQHFELSAHAGANLRTLNNRNIYGETADLLIPMWYNFENTSEQRKPTNYTATKQVGSAYAAVDLAYRNYLFLGLTGRMDRSSTLPISNNTYFYPSVSLSGVVSDMVKLPKAISFWKVRGSWARVGGDLDIYSNIANYTLGTRWSNMPSAYYADKIFNQQIEPAFSSSVEVGMDMRFLKNRVGFDVSFYRSIDGPQVFDNPVSEASGYTAKKLNGLQYERRGVEVSVSGTPVASGNFKWDVMANWSTYKPILKEIYGSQQKLGNIKVGERSDAYYTTDFYRSPDGQVVYGTNGLPVRDPLPKKVGYFTPDWFGGLTNTFTYGDWRFTFLLDGRVGGKTLNYVNKKLWEGGRHPDAGPAEREKDALRDPNTGKPIPHWTGQGVVVTKGELKRDGDGNVISDTREFAPNTNKTTFQDWAYNLMGADISNIIDQTFVKLRDVSLTYTLPASKLSRTPFKSANVSLVARNLLYLTKHKSIDLDQFIEGNYGLQSPSVKSYGINLNFSF, from the coding sequence CACCAACGGCGAAGGAAAATTCTCCATCCGCTGCGCCCCAGACGCCGTGCTCCAGTTCACATCCCTGGGGTTCGTAACGCAGGAAGTCCCCGTAAATGGACAATCATCCATCAATGTAACCCTTCTTACCGACAAAAAATCGCTTGAGGAGGTCGTGGTAACCGCCCTCGGTATCAAGAAAGAAAAGAAAGCCGTCGGTTTTTCCGTCCAGGAAGTGAAAGGCTCCGACCTGGTGAAAGCCCGTGAGCCCAATGCCATCAATTCTCTGTCAGGAAAAGTGTCGGGCCTCCTCATCGCGTCCAGTTCCAACCTGTTCGGCAACCCCGAAATCCGCCTCCGTGGCGTAAAACCACTTATTGTAGTGGATGGTGTTCCCATCAGCTCCGATTCCTGGAACCTCAGTCCGGACGACATCGAATCGTATTCCGTGCTCAAAGGCCCCACCGCATCGGCGCTGTACGGCTCCCGCGGTGTGAACGGCGCGATCCAGATCACGACGAAGCGCGGCACTGTGGGTACGCGCGTGGAATTCAATACCAGTCACCAGCTCCAGGCTGGTTACAACGCCATCCCCGAAACCCAGAACGATTATGGCCCCGGCGACTACGGCGAATACGCGTTCGGCGACGGCAAGGGCGGTGGCATCAATGACGTGGATTACAACCAATGGGGCCCAAAATTCAATGTCAAAGACCCTTCCACGGCCAGCGGCTGGAAAGAGCTTCCCCAGTTCGACAGTCCCATCGATCCCACTACCGGCGAACCCATCCCCACGCCCTGGCTCCGCCGCGGGCCCAACAACCTGAAAAACTTCCTGCGCAACGGTTTCCTGTCTACCGCCAACGTCGCATTGTCGTCGCGCAATGAAAAAACGGATATCCGCCTTTCCGCTTCGCACACTTACCAACGCGGCATGGTACCCAATACGCAGGTGAATATCACGAACGTAAACGTAGCCGGCGGCGTCAATTTAACCGACAGACTTCGTGTAGACGTTTCCGTCAATTACAACAAACAATACACGCCCAACTTTCCCAACCTGGCCTACGGTCCCAACAGTTTCATTTACTACCTCACGATCTGGGGCGGTGCCGACTTTGATGTGCGTGACCTCCGCAATTACTGGCAGCCGGGCAAGGAAGGCAGCCAGCAGTACAATTTTGAATATTTCCGGTACAATAACCCCTGGTTCATCGCCAACGAGTGGCTGCGCGGATATTACAAAGACGACGTGTATGGCTACGTTTCGGCGAATTACAAAATCGCCAGGAACTTCAATGCCATGTTGCGCACGCACATCAACGCCACCAATCTTTACGAAAACAATAAACTGCCCTATTCCGCCGGCGCCTACGAGGCCAACCTCAAAGGAAAATACCGCGAATGGTGGACGTATAACTTCGAGAACAATACAGACTTCCTGCTGACCTGGGATAAAGATTTCGGGCAGCATTTCGAGCTGTCGGCCCACGCCGGCGCCAACCTCCGTACCCTCAATAACCGAAATATCTACGGCGAAACAGCGGATTTGCTCATCCCGATGTGGTATAACTTCGAGAATACGAGCGAGCAGCGCAAGCCCACCAATTACACCGCCACCAAGCAGGTGGGGAGCGCCTATGCCGCGGTGGACCTGGCTTACAGGAATTACTTGTTCCTCGGCCTCACCGGGCGCATGGACCGTTCTTCCACGCTGCCTATCAGTAACAACACCTATTTCTATCCATCAGTTTCGCTGAGCGGCGTGGTGTCCGACATGGTGAAGCTGCCGAAAGCCATCAGCTTCTGGAAAGTCCGCGGATCCTGGGCGCGCGTGGGCGGCGATCTCGATATCTATTCCAACATCGCCAACTACACCCTCGGAACGCGCTGGAGCAATATGCCTTCCGCGTATTACGCCGACAAAATCTTCAACCAGCAGATCGAGCCGGCTTTCAGCTCGTCGGTGGAAGTGGGTATGGATATGCGTTTCCTGAAAAATCGCGTTGGGTTTGACGTGAGTTTCTACCGCAGCATAGACGGTCCGCAGGTGTTCGATAACCCGGTGTCGGAAGCATCCGGTTATACGGCCAAGAAATTGAACGGCCTGCAATACGAGCGCCGTGGCGTGGAAGTATCGGTGAGCGGAACGCCCGTTGCTTCCGGGAACTTCAAGTGGGATGTGATGGCTAACTGGTCGACATACAAACCTATCCTGAAGGAGATTTACGGCAGTCAGCAGAAGCTGGGGAACATTAAAGTCGGCGAGCGATCCGATGCATATTATACGACCGATTTCTACAGGTCGCCGGACGGGCAGGTGGTATATGGCACCAACGGTCTGCCTGTGCGCGACCCGCTGCCGAAGAAAGTGGGGTATTTCACGCCGGATTGGTTTGGCGGTCTTACCAATACATTCACCTATGGCGACTGGCGTTTCACTTTCCTGCTTGATGGCCGTGTGGGTGGAAAGACGTTGAACTATGTGAACAAGAAGCTCTGGGAAGGCGGACGCCATCCGGATGCAGGGCCTGCCGAGCGGGAGAAGGACGCGCTCCGCGATCCCAATACCGGAAAGCCCATCCCGCACTGGACGGGCCAGGGCGTGGTGGTAACGAAAGGGGAGCTAAAGCGCGACGGCGACGGCAATGTGATCTCCGATACCCGCGAATTTGCGCCCAATACCAATAAAACCACTTTCCAGGACTGGGCTTACAATCTCATGGGAGCGGATATCTCCAACATCATCGATCAAACTTTCGTGAAACTCCGTGATGTATCGCTGACGTACACCCTGCCCGCAAGCAAACTCTCGCGCACACCGTTCAAATCCGCGAACGTGTCGTTGGTGGCGCGTAACCTGCTTTATCTCACGAAACACAAGAGCATTGATCTCGACCAGTTCATCGAAGGCAACTACGGGCTGCAATCACCGTCTGTAAAAAGCTATGGCATTAACCTGAATTTCTCCTTCTGA